A single window of Doryrhamphus excisus isolate RoL2022-K1 chromosome 5, RoL_Dexc_1.0, whole genome shotgun sequence DNA harbors:
- the uhrf1 gene encoding E3 ubiquitin-protein ligase UHRF1: MWIQVRTMDGKETHRVDALSKLTKVDELRLKISELFKVEPDRQRLFYRGKQMEDGHTIFDYNVGLNDIVQLLIRQNAPPAEVAKNKDKEAELSDSDSGCGSTQSESDKSSTHGEMEVQTAGTSAQTNTAELTDPGFGYYKVNEMVDARDLNMGAWFEAQIVNVTKSTKTPKGDEAEGKPTEEEILYHVKYEDYPENGVIELLAKDVRPRARTVFQWHQLEPGMIVMLNYNPDDPKERGYWYDAEIQKKRETRTVREIYAKILLGDAGDSLNDCRIMFVTEIYKIEEPGCTNDAPAGSESPLKRSNGPECKRCKDDPDKNCRWCNCNICGIKQDPDKQLLCDECDMAYHTYCLNPPLTTIPEDEDWYCPNCRIDTNEVVLAGEKLKESKKKAKMASASSSSQRDWGKGMACVGRTKQCTIVPSNHYGPIPGVPVGSLWKFRVQVSESGVHRPHVAGIHGRSNDGAYSLVLAGGYEDDVDDGNEFTYTGSGGRDLSGNKRTAEQSCDQTLTHMNRALALNCNVPVNDKNGAQAKNWKDGKPVRVVRSCKGRKHSKYSPEEGNRYDGIYKIVKYWPEKGKSGFLVWRYLLKRDDDEPAPWTRDGKERIKKLGLVMQYPAGYQKEKENKSEVEEEETPSKAKRKRKSESGGSGKSSPAKSPKKVKVEVYKLSGEQKALIKNDKQNKKLWDEAMESLSLGPKFLNKVEEVFLCICCQEVVYQPITTECQHNVCKECLQRSFKAEVYTCPACRHDLGKNYSMAVNKPLQEILHQFFPGYTNGR; encoded by the exons ATGTGGATTCAGGTGCGTACTATGGATGGGAAAGAAACCCATCGGGTGGACGCGTTATCCAAACTCACCAAGGTGGACGAGCTGCGTCTGAAGATCTCGGAGCTCTTCAAGGTGGAGCCCGACCGGCAAAGGCTCTTCTATCGTGGCAAGCAG ATGGAGGACGGACACACCATCTTCGACTACAACGTGGGCCTGAACGACATCGTGCAGTTGCTTATCAGACAGAACGCGCCCCCTGCTGAAGTAGCCAAAaacaaggacaaagaagccgaGCTCTCGGACTCCGATTCTGGCTGCGGCTCAACACAGAGCGAGTCTGACAAGAGCTCAACTCATGGCGAGATGGAGGTTCAGACCGCCGGCACCTCCGCTCAAACAAACACCGCAGAGCTCACCGATCCTGGCTTCGGATATTACAAG GTCAATGAAATGGTGGACGCAAGAGACTTGAACATGGGGGCGTGGTTCGAGGCCCAGATTGTGAACGTCACCAAGTCCACCAAGACCCCCAAAGGAGACGAGGCTGAAGGGAAGCCCACAGAGGAGGAGATACTATACCACGTTAAATATGAAGA CTACCCGGAGAACGGCGTGATCGAACTTCTGGCCAAGGATGTTCGCCCAAGGGCCCGCACTGTGTTCCAGTGGCACCAGTTGGAGCCTGGCATGATCGTGATGCTCAACTACAACCCGGACGATCCCAAGGAACGCGGGTACTGGTACGACGCTGAGATCCAGAAGAAAAGGGAGACGCGTACCGTACGAGAGATTTATGCCAAGATCCTTCTCGG GGACGCGGGTGATTCTCTCAATGACTGCCGCATCATGTTTGTGACTGAAATCTACAAAATCGAGGAACCTGGTTGTACAAACGACGCTCCCGCCGGATCTGAGAGTCCTCTGAAAC GCTCCAACGGACCCGAGTGCAAGCGTTGCAAGGACGACCCCGATAAAAACTGCCGCTGGTGCAACTGTAACATTTGCGGCATCAAGCAGGACCCAGACAAGCAACTCCTGTGCGACGAGTGCGACATGGCCTATCACACGTACTGCCTGAACCCACCACTAACCACCATCCCGGAGGACGAGGACTG GTATTGCCCAAATTGCCGTATCGACACAAATGAAGTTGTGCTCGCCGGAGAGAAGCTGAAAGAGAGCAAGAAGAAAGCCAAGATGGCGTCTGCCAGCTCCTCAAGCCAGAGGGACTGGGGCAAG GGAATGGCTTGTGTGGGTCGAACAAAGCAGTGCACCATTGTCCCATCAAACCATTACGGCCCCATCCCCGGCGTCCCTGTGGGCTCCCTATGGAAGTTCAGAGTGCAG GTCAGCGAGTCCGGTGTCCACAGGCCGCATGTAGCTGGGATACACGGCAGGAGCAACGACGGCGCGTATTCTCTCGTCTTGGCGGGAGGCTATGAAGATGATGTG GATGATGGAAACGAGTTCACGTACACCGGTTCTGGAGGGCGAGATCTGTCCGGGAACAAAAGGACTGCTGAGCAATCATGTGACCAGACACTTACTCACATGAACCG CGCCCTTGCTCTCAACTGCAACGTCCCGGTCAACGACAAGAATGGTGCACAGGCAAAGAACTGGAAGGACGGCAAGCCGGTCCGCGTGGTTCGCAGCTGCAAAGGTCGAAAACACAGCAAATACTCGCCCGAAGAAGGAAACCGATATGATGGCATTTATAAG ATTGTCAAGTACTGGCCAGAGAAAGGCAAATCTGGCTTTTTGGTTTGGCGCTACCTCCTCAAACGTGATGACGACGAGCCGGCACCGTGGACCAGAGATGGCAAGGAACGCATCAAGAAGCTCGGTCTTGTCATGCAG TATCCTGCGGGCTATCAGAAAGAGAAGGAGAACAAAAGTgaggtggaagaggaggagacaCCCAGCAAGGCAAAGAGGAAGAGAAAGTCTGAGAGCGGCG GCTCCGGCAAGAGTTCACCAGCAAAGAGTCccaagaaagtgaaagtggagGTTTACAAGCTGTCTGGAGAACAGAAAGCGCTCATCAAGAATgataagcaaaacaaaaagctgTGGGATGAAGCCATGGAGTCTCTGTCACTCGGACCG AAATTCCTGAACAAAGTTGAAGAGGTGTTCCTCTGCATTTGCTGCCAAGAAGTGGTCTATCAGCCCATCACCACCGAGTGCCAACACAATGTCTGCAag GAATGCCTTCAGCGATCCTTCAAAGCAGAGGTGTACACCTGCCCGGCCTGCAGACACGATTTGGGCAAGAACTACTCCATGGCTGTCAACAAGCCGCTGCAGGAGATCCTACATCAGTTTTTCCCAGGTTACACCAACGGCCGATGA